The genomic region GCTGAAAAATGTTTCCGACATAAATAAAATCAAAGAAGAATATCTTTTGATAAAAGGGATTCAAATAGGCTCGGTGACGCCCATCATTGCTGAAATGAATGACTACACCCCGGCGATTGAAAAGGCAAGGAAAGATGCGATCAGCAGTGCGAAAAAAGAAGCACATGCCCTGGCTTCTGAACTGGATGTGATACTCGGTGAGCCCGTTTATATCACTGAAAATATCATCTACCCGAGCTATTCAGGTTATGAATCCGCCGAAGAATCAAATATAACCGTCTCTGTCACACTCTGTTATGAAATAATATATAAGAAATAATAGATGGTAAAAGAACCGGAGAAGGCTTATGTTTGAAAGAATATTCAAGTTAACGGAAAACCAAACGACTCCGTCTCAGGAAGTCATCGGTGGCTTGACCACCTTTATGACTATGGCTTATATCGTCTTTGTCCAGCCGGCGGTCCTTTCTGCAACCGGCATGGATTTCGGTGCGGTGATGGTCGCAACCTGTATTTCGAGCGCCCTGGCGACGTTTTTGATGGCGTTTCTTGCGAACTATCCCATTGCCCTGGCTCCGGCGATGGGACACAATTTCTTCTTTGTCTACACGATATGTCTTGCCATGGGGGTACCGTGGCAGACCGCATTGGGCGCCAACTTTATATCAGGTGCGGCTTTCATTATCCTTTCTATATTCGGACTCAGGGAGATGCTGGTCAATGCGATCCCGAATTCATTAAAACAGGCGATCGCCGTGGGTATCGGCCTGTTCATCGCCCTTATCGGATTTCAATGGGCCGGGTTGGTGGTTTACAAACCGGGTACGATATTGGGACTCGGAAAGCTTCACAGCCCCCCTGCACTCCTGGCTGTATTCGGACTCGTGCTGATTACGATTCTCTATACGCTCAGGGTGAAAGGGGCGATCGTCATAGGCATCATCATCACTGCGGTCGTCGGTATTCCCTTCGGAATCGTCAAGTATCACGGGATTGTGAGTATCCCGCCGTCGATCGCACCGACATTCTTTAAATTGAATATCGGAGCAGCCTTCACTCTATCACTTGTTCCGACGATCTTCATCCTCTTCTTTCTTGACCTCTTCGATACGGTCGGTACACTCATCGGTGTCAGTGAACAGGCGGGTTTTGTGAAAGACAACCGGCTGCCGCGCGCACGCCAGGCTTTGCTCTCCGACGCGATCGGAACTGTCTTCGGAACGATTATGGGAACATCCACGGTAACAAGCTATATCGAGAGTTCAACCGGAGTCGCAAGCGGCGCTCGAACAGGACTGGCGAATCTTACGACCGGCATATTATTTCTAATTGCTTTGTTCTTCTTTCCTCTGGTGAAGATGATCGGTGGAGGATTCCCGATTGAAAACGGGGTTCTTTATCCGGTCACCGCGCCGGCGCTCATCATCGTCGGCACCCTGATGATGTCCGGAGTCACAAAGATCAAGTGGGATGATTTTTCCGAAGCGATCCCGGCTTTTCTGACGATCGTCATTATGCCCTATGCTTATTCAATAACCGAAGGCATTGCCGTGGGATTTATATTTTATACGATTCTCAAGGCGGCGACAGGTAAATTCAAAGAGCTACATCCTGTCCTTCTCGTCTTCACATTCCTGTTTATTCTGCGTTACATCTTCTTGATGAAATGAAGGCGGCTAAGGTGGAACGGTTCAAGGGAATTCCAGTGGCTCCAATCGGTATTATCGCACCACCGGGTGGAAAGAAACTGGCGGAATTGATCGATAAACACCTGGTGATCCGACGAAAGCGGCTGAAGAGGATGAAGGAATACGTCAATTATCCGGGTTTTTCGCGAAATTCATTTCTCATCCCGTGCGACTGCCCCAGATTTGCAAACGGCGAGGGCAAAGCCGTTTTACACGAATCAACGAGAAGATATGATATATTCATCATCACTGATATCGGTAATTACGGATGTACTTATTTGATGCGCGGTATTAAATCACCGATGAGTCCGGATGACCACTTCCAGGATATAAAACGCATTGTCGCAGCCATCGGCGGCAGGGCGCGGAGGATTAACGTAATTATGCCCATGCTCTATGAAAGCAGACAGCATAAACGCTACGGCAGGGAGTCACTCGATTGTGCTGTGGCGCTCCGCGAACTGGAATATCTCGGGGTTGAAAATATCGTCACTTTTGACGCCCATAACTCTCACGTAATGAATGCGATTCCTCTGAGGGGATTTGAAAATCTCCACGCCAGCTACCAAATCATAAAGACCTTGCTTAAGAAGGAAAAAACCCTTACCGTTGATAAATCCAGTATGCTGGTCGTCAGCCCTGATGAGGGTGCGGTTGACCGCTGTTTGTACTATGCGAACAGTCTGGGTCTGGAATTGGGTATGTTCTATAAGCGTCGGGACACCACAAAGGTCGTCGATGGAAAAAATCCGATCATCGCACATGAATTTCTCGGTGCCGATGTTGAAGGTAAGGATATCCTCATTGTGGACGATCTTCTCGCTTCAGGACAGTCGATACTCAAGGTCGCAAAAGAATTGAAGTGGCGCGGAGCAAACCGCATCTATGTCGCCGTCACCTTCGCCCTGCTGGACGACAACGGCGTAAAAAATTACACTGCGGCGTTCAAAAAAGGAATCATCGCCCGCCTGTATTCGACAAATCTGACCTACATAAATAAAGAGTTGAGGTCTGCCTCGTGGTTTGTTGAAGTCGATGTTTCTGAATTTATTGCGTACTTCATCGATTGCGTGAATCGTAACGAATCCATCAGCGCGCTCCTCGATACTTCAAGTAAGATCGCAAAACTCTTGAAAAACCGGTAGAAAAACAAGGGTTGAATATTAAAGGTGCTGTCCTCAAATCGAATTCCACTATTCTTATAGATTGTGCGGTAGATACGCTTGACTAACCCCCTTAAATATATATAATTTACCTAAGGAGATTTAAGATGAATGAAAAAAAACCGCAGATTCAGATTGAAATAAGCCCTGAACAGGCAGAGGGCGTTTATGCAAACGGCGTTGGAATAAATCATACGCCGTCGGAATTTATCCTGGATTTTTTGCGTTTTTTACCCGGTGCACAGAAGGCAAAGGTCTTTTCGCGAATAATTATGACTCCTCAGAATGCCCAGATTTTGCGTAATGCATTAGAGGAGAATCTTAGAAAATACGAGGAACGATTTGGTAAAATCAAAATCTTCGGTAAAGAGCAAAAAGAAATCGGTTTTAAATAGAACGATTGATTTCTTCGTAAACTCGTCATACCGTGCGTATCTCGTGGGCGGTTATGTACGTGATGCGACACTCGGGCTGTCGCCGGTTGATATCGATGTGATGGTGGAGGGCGACGCCGTGAAGGCGGCGAAAGAGATGAACGCGAAACTGAAAGGGAAATTATATGTCTATAAAAGCTTCGGGACCGCATCGATAATCATAAAAGACGAACGGATCGATCTTGCAACCGCCCGAAAAGAAAAATACCCTTCTCCGGCGAAATTACCACGTGTTTCACCTTCCACGATCAGTGATGACCTCAACAGACGGGATTTCACCATAAACGCAATGGCGATCTCAATCTCAAAAGAGAATTTCGGTGAGATATTTGATCCATTCAACGGACTCGAGGATATAAAGAAAGGGTTGATCAGGGTGCTCCACAAAAACAGTTTCATCGACGACCCGACACGGATTTTCCGCGCGCTTCGTTACAAAAACCGGTTCAACTTCAAACTTGAGAAACGAACAAAAACCCTGATCAATGAAGCCGTGGAGAAGAGACTCATAAAACACCTTACAGGCCAGCGGATACTTAATGAAATAAAGCTCATCTTTGAAGAACCCCAATATCACGCAATCGTAAAAGACCTCTCAGATATGGGAATCTTCAGGATGAGAAAGAAAGAACTCGAACAACTACCTCTTTTCGGCTCCTATCGAATGTACTTTTATCTTGCCAATCTGAATCTGCAGGGACTTCCTCTCACAGCAGAAGAGAGTAAAATAATCAAAGAAATGAAATCCATGAAGAATATTCTACCGAAGCTTGAAAAGGCATCCAGAAAGAGTTCTCTTTACAGAATCCTCTCCCCTCTTTCCGAAGGTGTAATAAGACTCATCCCGTCGATAAGACCCGGATTGAAGAATAAAGTAAGCACCTTTTTCAGGCTTAAACGCATCAAACCGTTTATCACCGGTAAGGACCTGAAAAGGCTTAAATTCAAACCGGGTAAAAGATTCAAGACTTTACTCGATAAGATGTGGGAGCTTCAGCTGGACGGCAGGTTCAGAACAAAAAAAGAAGCGGAAAAATATCTGAAAACCCTGAAGAAATAGATGAATGAATTTCTTCTGTATGTTCTGTTTCTTCCTCCGATTTTACTTGCGTTGACCATTCACGAATACGCCCACGGCTACGTCGCTTTATTACTGGGGGACCCCACTGCAAAGTATGCGGGACGCTTGACCTTTAATCCTTTGAAACATATAGACATCTTCGGACTTCTCGCGTTCATCATATTAAGATTCGGATGGGCGAAACCCGTTCCCATAAATCCCTATAATTTTCAGAATCTCAGAAAAGGTGTTCTATACACATCACTGGCCGGCCCGTTGTCGAATTTCCTTATTGCAATACCTTTCGGCGTTATCCTGCGCTTCTTCCCGCGTGACATCGGAATTCTTCAGCCTCTCTGGATAATGCTCTGGGGCGGACTCTTGTTCAATCTCATATTTTGTGCATTCAATTTGATACCGATCCCTCCGCTTGATGGTTCAAAGGTATTATTCAGTCTGCTTCCGCCTCAGTATCAACATATTGAATTGTGGCTGGAACGGTACGGCTTTATGATATTAATAGGGCTGATCATGTTTGATAGAATCACCGGCATACCTGTTCTCTGGGGATGGATCGGCCCTTTCGTCAATCTTTTCTCGAAGTTATTCGCCGGTGCACTTCCTTTAACATGAAAAGAATGATTCTTCCATAGGGAGGTATGATGAGTAGATTACTTAAGATATTATCCGTCATAATCGGAATAATTTTAATTATAATTATTGCGGGATATTTCGCTGTTAAATCGTATTTAAATCCCGCTGTTGTCCGCAGAATAGCTGAGAGAATTTCATCAGAGGCGATCCAGCGTCCTGTTGAATTAGGTAAGGTGGGCCTTAAATTCGGGTTTAAGGTGGGAATTACCATCGATGATGCAGTAATAGCCGATACGCGCGGTTTCAGTTCTTCTCCGATCGCCCAGATCGACAGGGTCACCCTCAATTTAAAATTACTTCCTTTACTCAGAAGGCAGATCATAATCGGCGGTGTGGAACTCTCCGGTATGAAACTTAAGGTTGAGCGTAATAAAAAAGGCGAACTGAACTTCGCGACATTAATTCCGAAAGAGAAAAAAGGCTCGGGCTGGGCATTATCGCTCTCTTCAATAAAAATAACCAGGGGCGAAGTCCATTACGTCGACATAAAGGAAAATATTGAAATACGTGTCAAAGATATCAATCAGGGT from candidate division WOR-3 bacterium harbors:
- a CDS encoding CCA tRNA nucleotidyltransferase, which translates into the protein MVKSKSSVKSKKKSVLNRTIDFFVNSSYRAYLVGGYVRDATLGLSPVDIDVMVEGDAVKAAKEMNAKLKGKLYVYKSFGTASIIIKDERIDLATARKEKYPSPAKLPRVSPSTISDDLNRRDFTINAMAISISKENFGEIFDPFNGLEDIKKGLIRVLHKNSFIDDPTRIFRALRYKNRFNFKLEKRTKTLINEAVEKRLIKHLTGQRILNEIKLIFEEPQYHAIVKDLSDMGIFRMRKKELEQLPLFGSYRMYFYLANLNLQGLPLTAEESKIIKEMKSMKNILPKLEKASRKSSLYRILSPLSEGVIRLIPSIRPGLKNKVSTFFRLKRIKPFITGKDLKRLKFKPGKRFKTLLDKMWELQLDGRFRTKKEAEKYLKTLKK
- a CDS encoding DUF3467 domain-containing protein; amino-acid sequence: MNEKKPQIQIEISPEQAEGVYANGVGINHTPSEFILDFLRFLPGAQKAKVFSRIIMTPQNAQILRNALEENLRKYEERFGKIKIFGKEQKEIGFK
- a CDS encoding ribose-phosphate pyrophosphokinase, with the protein product MKAAKVERFKGIPVAPIGIIAPPGGKKLAELIDKHLVIRRKRLKRMKEYVNYPGFSRNSFLIPCDCPRFANGEGKAVLHESTRRYDIFIITDIGNYGCTYLMRGIKSPMSPDDHFQDIKRIVAAIGGRARRINVIMPMLYESRQHKRYGRESLDCAVALRELEYLGVENIVTFDAHNSHVMNAIPLRGFENLHASYQIIKTLLKKEKTLTVDKSSMLVVSPDEGAVDRCLYYANSLGLELGMFYKRRDTTKVVDGKNPIIAHEFLGADVEGKDILIVDDLLASGQSILKVAKELKWRGANRIYVAVTFALLDDNGVKNYTAAFKKGIIARLYSTNLTYINKELRSASWFVEVDVSEFIAYFIDCVNRNESISALLDTSSKIAKLLKNR
- a CDS encoding NCS2 family permease — encoded protein: MFERIFKLTENQTTPSQEVIGGLTTFMTMAYIVFVQPAVLSATGMDFGAVMVATCISSALATFLMAFLANYPIALAPAMGHNFFFVYTICLAMGVPWQTALGANFISGAAFIILSIFGLREMLVNAIPNSLKQAIAVGIGLFIALIGFQWAGLVVYKPGTILGLGKLHSPPALLAVFGLVLITILYTLRVKGAIVIGIIITAVVGIPFGIVKYHGIVSIPPSIAPTFFKLNIGAAFTLSLVPTIFILFFLDLFDTVGTLIGVSEQAGFVKDNRLPRARQALLSDAIGTVFGTIMGTSTVTSYIESSTGVASGARTGLANLTTGILFLIALFFFPLVKMIGGGFPIENGVLYPVTAPALIIVGTLMMSGVTKIKWDDFSEAIPAFLTIVIMPYAYSITEGIAVGFIFYTILKAATGKFKELHPVLLVFTFLFILRYIFLMK
- a CDS encoding site-2 protease family protein translates to MNEFLLYVLFLPPILLALTIHEYAHGYVALLLGDPTAKYAGRLTFNPLKHIDIFGLLAFIILRFGWAKPVPINPYNFQNLRKGVLYTSLAGPLSNFLIAIPFGVILRFFPRDIGILQPLWIMLWGGLLFNLIFCAFNLIPIPPLDGSKVLFSLLPPQYQHIELWLERYGFMILIGLIMFDRITGIPVLWGWIGPFVNLFSKLFAGALPLT